The Alteromonas gilva genome has a window encoding:
- a CDS encoding dipeptidase, with protein MKHTLITGTFTALALLSGCQSTSSQPTPPKGLTVAQDIAQRYIIVDGHIDVPYRVHNKWVDVTKATDGGDFDYPRAVSGGLNAPFMSVYVPASLDNSPESTQLAHTLIDSVEAIVARAPDKFAIAKSPADVRNQFAAGLISLPMGMENGSPIQGDMANLEIFFERGIRYITLAHSRANHISDSSYDIRRKWNGLSDFGKELVTEMNNIGMLIDISHVSDDAFYQVIELTKTPVIASHSSLRTFTPGFERNMTDAMLTKLGENGGVVMINFGSGFVTKEARMWSDNRTKQQNAIIKEFGADSDEAANFAETYSRENPYPYSTLADVLDHIDHVVGLIGIDHVGIGSDYDGVGDSLPIGLKDVSSYPSLVQGLLDRGYDEASIAKLLGENFLRVWSEVEAYAATH; from the coding sequence ATGAAACACACCCTCATTACGGGCACTTTTACCGCACTGGCTTTACTTAGCGGTTGTCAGTCTACGTCATCACAACCGACGCCCCCTAAAGGCCTCACCGTTGCACAGGATATCGCCCAGCGCTATATTATTGTGGATGGCCACATTGATGTACCTTACCGCGTGCACAACAAGTGGGTGGATGTAACCAAAGCCACTGACGGTGGTGATTTTGATTATCCCCGGGCAGTAAGCGGCGGCTTAAATGCGCCCTTTATGTCGGTATACGTACCAGCCAGTTTAGATAATTCTCCCGAGTCAACCCAGCTGGCGCACACGCTCATCGACTCTGTTGAGGCAATCGTTGCCCGCGCTCCCGACAAATTTGCGATTGCTAAAAGCCCTGCTGATGTGCGTAACCAGTTTGCTGCCGGTCTGATTTCTCTTCCTATGGGTATGGAAAACGGCTCACCGATTCAAGGCGATATGGCAAACCTGGAAATCTTCTTTGAAAGGGGTATTCGCTATATTACGCTGGCCCACTCACGTGCCAACCACATTAGCGATTCATCTTACGATATTCGCCGTAAGTGGAATGGTTTAAGTGATTTTGGTAAAGAGCTGGTCACGGAAATGAATAACATCGGTATGTTAATTGATATTTCCCACGTCTCAGACGATGCGTTTTATCAGGTCATCGAGCTGACCAAGACGCCGGTTATCGCCTCCCACTCCTCACTGCGAACCTTTACGCCGGGGTTCGAGCGCAATATGACCGATGCGATGTTAACCAAACTGGGTGAAAACGGCGGTGTGGTCATGATTAACTTTGGTTCAGGTTTTGTTACCAAAGAAGCCCGTATGTGGAGTGATAACCGCACCAAACAGCAAAATGCCATCATTAAGGAGTTTGGCGCCGACAGTGATGAAGCGGCAAACTTTGCCGAGACGTACAGCCGTGAAAACCCTTATCCGTACTCCACCCTGGCAGATGTACTTGATCATATCGACCATGTTGTCGGCTTAATAGGTATCGACCATGTAGGGATAGGCTCAGACTACGATGGCGTAGGCGATTCCCTGCCCATCGGCTTAAAAGATGTGTCGTCATACCCCTCCCTGGTTCAGGGCTTGTTAGACCGGGGCTACGACGAAGCCAGTATTGCAAAATTGCTGGGCGAAAACTTTTTGCGCGTATGGTCTGAGGTTGAAGCCTACGCCGCAACGCACTAG
- the modF gene encoding molybdate ABC transporter ATP-binding protein ModF: MAITLSDLSVRLTDSFTADFAPLRLEPGEHTVITGINGSGKSILAAVIAGQGKVVHGERHIDGTVGWVSIAQQQAIVAAERRKDDADILDIVPTPSCAREIILQGINTPSEKQHSEVQRLSKIFGIQHLLERDFIALSSGETRKVLLVQQLLGKPDWLVLDEPFDGLDAQTAERFSILLDDIKQDCTIIMVVNRQSEIPQWAQRLLFLSAGQIGWQIRARQLNADALQPLRQILHIQQNVTSLPEQDATSKAPALSEPNAPLVRLRSGRVAWGDDIIFEKLDWTIMPGEHWQVTGPNGSGKTCLLTLITGDNPQCYSNDLNVFGFQRGSGESIWQIKQHLGIVSNSLHLQYRVNCSAIDVVCSGFYDSIGLYQSPTRQQRTLALQWLETIALASEAHSPFQSLSYGDQRLLLIARAMVKHPSLLILDEPCNGLDDINRHKVLAMMELLARSGHTTLLYVNHHSEDTIASISRCLDMRDYRPTS; this comes from the coding sequence ATGGCAATCACCCTTTCAGATCTCTCAGTAAGACTCACAGACTCCTTTACCGCCGACTTTGCGCCCCTGCGCCTTGAGCCGGGTGAACATACGGTTATTACCGGTATTAACGGCAGTGGTAAGTCGATACTGGCCGCTGTAATAGCGGGGCAGGGAAAAGTCGTGCACGGTGAGCGCCACATTGATGGCACCGTAGGCTGGGTAAGTATCGCGCAACAACAAGCCATTGTCGCCGCTGAGCGGCGAAAAGATGATGCCGACATATTAGATATTGTGCCGACACCGAGCTGTGCGCGTGAGATTATACTGCAGGGCATTAATACACCGTCTGAAAAGCAGCACAGTGAAGTGCAGCGGTTAAGCAAAATTTTTGGTATCCAGCATTTACTGGAGCGTGACTTTATCGCACTCTCTAGTGGCGAAACACGCAAGGTGTTGCTGGTACAGCAGTTATTGGGCAAACCCGATTGGCTGGTACTGGATGAGCCCTTTGATGGGTTGGACGCGCAAACGGCCGAACGTTTTTCGATTCTGCTTGATGACATTAAGCAGGATTGCACCATTATAATGGTGGTGAATCGCCAGAGCGAAATACCACAGTGGGCGCAACGGCTGCTGTTTTTATCGGCAGGCCAAATTGGCTGGCAAATACGCGCCAGGCAACTGAACGCTGATGCGCTTCAGCCGCTGCGGCAAATTTTACATATTCAGCAAAACGTTACGTCCTTACCAGAGCAGGATGCAACCAGCAAAGCGCCTGCGTTATCAGAGCCGAATGCGCCGCTGGTCAGGCTGCGTAGCGGGCGGGTAGCCTGGGGCGATGATATCATTTTTGAAAAGCTCGACTGGACAATTATGCCCGGCGAGCACTGGCAGGTAACAGGGCCAAATGGCTCAGGTAAAACCTGCCTGCTAACACTCATTACGGGCGATAACCCCCAGTGCTACAGTAACGATCTCAATGTGTTTGGTTTTCAACGCGGCAGTGGCGAAAGTATCTGGCAAATCAAACAGCACCTGGGCATTGTGTCTAATAGTCTGCACCTGCAATACCGGGTAAATTGTTCGGCCATTGATGTTGTCTGCTCCGGCTTTTACGATAGCATCGGTTTATATCAATCGCCCACCCGGCAGCAACGAACACTCGCCTTACAGTGGCTTGAAACCATCGCGTTAGCGTCAGAAGCACACAGCCCTTTTCAGTCATTGTCATATGGCGACCAACGATTATTGTTAATTGCCCGTGCGATGGTAAAGCATCCCAGCCTGCTTATTCTGGATGAACCCTGCAACGGACTCGATGATATCAATCGGCA
- a CDS encoding SapC family protein codes for MAMNFVPLDKNKHKDLKVAVDPAFPYAKNTHLAAASIREFAQLASAMPLVIIQDPKTNNHHVVAMLGMEPGKNLFLQNDKWDAPHVPMNIVRYPFDVRPDGEKLGVYVDENSDLLKDDGQPLFTEEGEPTEFLNNRQRLLGDLANSEMLTQKFVAKVVELELLESMQLRLQYANGEGRNVGGIMTINEKKLFELSDEQVLELHKAGFMGAIYALMMSLGQLNRLIELSNKSDNPIKSMQMEPAPAEQPEQAPAQ; via the coding sequence ATGGCAATGAACTTTGTACCGCTGGATAAAAATAAACATAAAGACCTTAAAGTAGCGGTAGATCCTGCTTTTCCATACGCTAAAAATACGCACCTGGCAGCCGCATCAATTCGCGAATTTGCCCAATTAGCCAGTGCGATGCCTTTAGTGATCATTCAGGATCCAAAAACGAACAACCACCACGTGGTAGCGATGTTAGGTATGGAGCCGGGCAAAAACCTGTTCCTGCAAAATGACAAGTGGGATGCCCCTCATGTGCCAATGAATATCGTTCGTTATCCGTTTGATGTTCGCCCTGACGGTGAAAAACTGGGTGTTTATGTTGACGAAAACAGTGATTTACTTAAAGACGACGGCCAGCCGTTATTTACCGAAGAAGGTGAACCCACTGAGTTTTTAAATAATCGTCAGAGACTGCTGGGTGATTTAGCCAATAGTGAAATGCTGACTCAAAAATTTGTCGCCAAAGTAGTAGAGTTGGAGTTACTTGAATCAATGCAACTTCGCTTACAATACGCTAACGGCGAAGGTCGCAACGTTGGTGGTATTATGACCATTAACGAGAAGAAGCTGTTCGAACTCTCTGACGAGCAGGTATTAGAACTGCATAAAGCCGGTTTCATGGGCGCAATTTATGCACTAATGATGTCGTTAGGCCAATTGAATCGCTTGATTGAGTTGTCGAATAAGTCTGACAATCCTATCAAGTCTATGCAGATGGAGCCTGCGCCTGCAGAGCAACCAGAACAAGCACCGGCGCAATAA